The following are from one region of the Ignavibacteriota bacterium genome:
- the ftsE gene encoding cell division ATP-binding protein FtsE, whose translation MLSFDNVEFHYKNQPVFTNLNLELDYGEFVFVIGKSGIGKSTLMQLIYMNLFPLTGTVRIAEFDSQTIKPYQIPLLRRKIGVIFQDFKLLPDRNVYQNLAYVLKVTGVPSTDAKRKINEVLTEVGLSHKRLNKPGELSGGEQQRIAIARAIINDPVLILADEPTGNLDPDTSSEILALLKKINKRGTSVLVATHNYEIVKKANERVIKLEDGRALKAVIKPKSELQQ comes from the coding sequence ATGCTTTCTTTCGACAATGTAGAGTTTCACTATAAGAATCAACCTGTATTCACCAATCTGAATTTGGAACTTGATTATGGTGAGTTCGTTTTTGTAATTGGCAAAAGTGGTATAGGTAAAAGCACATTGATGCAGTTGATATATATGAATTTATTTCCTTTGACTGGTACAGTCAGAATAGCTGAGTTTGATTCGCAAACAATAAAGCCTTATCAAATTCCTTTGCTGCGAAGAAAAATTGGTGTAATTTTTCAGGATTTTAAACTGCTGCCTGATCGGAATGTTTATCAGAACCTTGCCTATGTGTTAAAAGTAACGGGTGTTCCATCGACAGATGCTAAGAGAAAGATAAATGAGGTTCTTACTGAAGTGGGACTGTCACATAAAAGATTAAATAAACCAGGTGAGCTTTCTGGAGGTGAACAACAACGAATAGCAATTGCCCGCGCCATCATTAATGATCCCGTACTAATTCTGGCAGACGAACCAACAGGAAATCTTGACCCCGACACTTCATCTGAAATTTTAGCTCTTCTTAAAAAAATAAATAAGCGGGGAACATCAGTACTTGTCGCTACTCATAATTATGAGATTGTTAAAAAAGCTAATGAGAGAGTTATAAAACTTGAAGATGGCAGAGCATTAAAGGCTGTAATCAAACCTAAGTCAGAACTTCAGCAATAA
- a CDS encoding class I SAM-dependent methyltransferase yields the protein MKVKPYDKVSVIFDTLMKKLDYESWSNYISAIADNYINKDAKILELGAGSCKIAEFIFASYKNYIASDISFAMLNSANKNNFIKVCCDMTALPFKSKYDFIFSSFDCVNYILKLRSLYKLFTEIFRLLKRNGVFTFDVSLENNSLDFVIGKTIEGQSNGYTFQRKSKYNKQKRIHSNHFYITDEFGNEFHEVHKEKIYKIDTFFKLADKAGLSIDACYDCFTFDDVKRKSQRAQFVMRKIN from the coding sequence ATGAAGGTTAAACCTTATGATAAGGTATCGGTCATTTTTGATACCTTGATGAAAAAATTGGATTATGAAAGCTGGTCGAATTACATATCAGCAATTGCTGATAACTATATTAACAAAGATGCAAAAATCCTTGAACTTGGGGCAGGTAGTTGTAAAATAGCTGAATTTATTTTCGCCAGCTATAAAAATTATATCGCATCTGATATTTCCTTTGCAATGCTCAACTCAGCAAATAAAAATAATTTCATAAAAGTTTGCTGCGATATGACGGCACTCCCTTTTAAATCAAAATATGATTTTATCTTCTCCAGCTTTGATTGTGTTAATTACATTCTGAAACTAAGATCCCTTTACAAATTATTTACAGAAATATTTAGATTGCTTAAAAGAAACGGTGTTTTTACTTTTGATGTGAGTCTTGAAAATAATAGTCTGGATTTTGTTATAGGTAAAACAATAGAAGGTCAATCTAATGGATACACTTTCCAGCGCAAAAGTAAGTATAACAAGCAAAAAAGAATTCATTCAAATCATTTTTACATAACAGACGAATTTGGAAATGAATTTCATGAAGTTCACAAAGAGAAAATTTACAAGATTGATACTTTCTTTAAGTTAGCAGATAAAGCCGGGTTGTCCATCGATGCTTGTTACGATTGTTTTACTTTTGATGATGTTAAAAGGAAATCCCAACGCGCACAATTTGTTATGAGGAAAATAAACTAA
- a CDS encoding GWxTD domain-containing protein produces MKKFLAGLILTTLSLFGQTEPDNPPVVPIMPFRSEIISFPRVDGEFSVYYTFKVPYRLLVFERNDNSFIAGFRIIVEILDDDSRLVTRDIKDSKVSVNNFDSTNDNNLFLQNFLSFKVKPGEYKVAAFISDKNSSGELPLKPVELILEEDKVVLHPLVIKTNELICEEQKSFELTNAGGKIPFSSETYHLIIPVRDTSVSQLTISIENNEEEIISTELNEFYILPPGINKCEEQISVTKNQANLLLKNFILHDVNKNLSEGEVVLTVVNEEKSIDEEFRSQIVWFNKPFSLMDPEKAIENLSFIASDSIIYTLLQESTSDYPNVLSEYWKKYDPTPETVFNEVMSEYYKRIDYAIKEFKGIGKINGAKTDRGVVYIKFGHPEKIERSSNSMGQIVETWTYAKPDRIFSFIDKDGKGNFNLSEN; encoded by the coding sequence GTGAAAAAATTTTTAGCAGGACTCATCCTTACTACACTTAGCTTATTCGGGCAAACAGAACCCGATAATCCTCCTGTTGTACCAATCATGCCTTTTCGATCCGAAATAATCTCATTTCCGAGGGTTGATGGAGAATTCTCCGTTTACTACACTTTTAAAGTTCCTTACCGTCTTCTCGTATTTGAACGGAACGATAATTCATTCATTGCAGGGTTTCGAATTATAGTCGAAATACTGGATGATGATTCCAGGTTGGTTACAAGAGATATTAAAGACAGCAAAGTTTCCGTAAATAATTTTGATTCGACTAATGATAATAATTTATTTCTCCAGAATTTTCTGAGTTTCAAAGTAAAACCCGGTGAGTACAAAGTTGCTGCTTTCATTTCTGATAAAAATTCATCTGGTGAATTGCCTCTGAAACCTGTTGAATTAATTTTGGAGGAGGATAAAGTTGTGCTTCATCCTTTAGTTATTAAAACGAATGAGTTAATTTGTGAGGAACAAAAATCTTTCGAATTGACTAATGCAGGCGGAAAGATTCCATTTAGCAGTGAGACATATCATTTAATCATTCCTGTTCGTGATACATCCGTATCGCAGCTTACAATTTCAATTGAAAACAACGAAGAAGAGATCATCTCAACAGAATTAAATGAGTTTTACATTTTACCGCCTGGAATTAATAAATGTGAGGAACAAATATCAGTCACGAAAAATCAAGCGAATTTGCTGCTTAAGAATTTTATTTTGCACGATGTTAATAAAAATCTTTCTGAGGGTGAAGTAGTATTAACAGTAGTAAATGAAGAAAAATCTATTGATGAAGAATTTCGTTCTCAAATTGTATGGTTCAATAAACCATTCTCGCTGATGGATCCTGAAAAAGCAATAGAAAATCTTAGTTTTATTGCGTCTGATTCTATTATTTACACATTGCTTCAAGAAAGTACTTCTGATTATCCAAATGTTCTTTCTGAGTACTGGAAGAAATATGATCCCACACCAGAAACTGTTTTTAATGAAGTTATGTCCGAGTACTATAAACGTATTGATTATGCAATAAAGGAATTCAAAGGTATAGGAAAGATCAATGGCGCAAAGACTGACAGAGGTGTAGTTTATATCAAATTTGGTCATCCTGAAAAAATTGAACGATCTTCAAATTCTATGGGACAAATTGTTGAAACCTGGACTTATGCAAAACCAGATCGAATATTTTCCTTTATTGATAAAGATGGAAAAGGAAATTTTAATTTGTCTGAGAATTAA
- the rho gene encoding transcription termination factor Rho — protein MDISELKSKKIVELNEIAKELNIPGYSDLRKQELIFKILEAQTSKDGLTFSKGVLEVLPDGYGFLRSSDYNYLPSPDDIYVSPSQIKKFSLRTGDFVSGQVRPPKEGERFFALLRVEAVNGLAPENIRERTLFDNLVPVYPTKKINLESAPGEYSMRVMDMLAPIGKGQRGLIVSPPKSGKTVLLQKIANSITRNHPEIKLIVLLIDERPEEVTDMERSVQGEVISSTFDEPADRHVQVADMVIEKAKRMVEANEHVVILLDSITRLARAHNIVVPHSGRILSGGVDSNALHKPKRFFGAARNTEDGGSLTIIATALIDTGSRMDDVIFEEFKGTGNMELVLNRDLSDRRIFPAIDVNRSGTRREDLLMKEDDLGKIWILRKILSDFSPVEAMEFLLDKIRGTKNNKDFLNNMNN, from the coding sequence ATGGATATATCCGAACTCAAATCGAAGAAGATCGTAGAACTAAATGAAATTGCCAAAGAATTAAATATTCCCGGCTACAGCGATCTTCGTAAACAGGAACTCATCTTCAAAATTCTGGAAGCTCAAACTTCAAAGGATGGTTTAACATTTTCGAAAGGCGTGCTGGAAGTTCTTCCTGATGGTTATGGATTCCTTCGTTCTTCGGACTACAATTACCTGCCATCTCCCGACGATATTTATGTTTCTCCCTCGCAGATTAAAAAGTTCAGCTTGAGGACAGGAGATTTTGTAAGTGGACAGGTAAGACCTCCAAAAGAAGGTGAAAGATTTTTTGCACTTCTGCGTGTCGAAGCTGTAAACGGACTAGCACCGGAAAATATTCGTGAAAGAACTTTATTCGATAATCTTGTCCCGGTTTATCCCACGAAAAAAATTAATCTTGAATCTGCACCTGGCGAATATTCAATGAGAGTGATGGATATGCTCGCTCCGATTGGTAAAGGTCAGAGAGGTTTAATTGTATCACCACCAAAAAGCGGTAAAACTGTTTTGCTTCAGAAAATTGCTAACTCGATTACTCGTAATCATCCTGAAATAAAATTAATCGTTTTGCTGATTGATGAAAGACCTGAAGAAGTAACAGATATGGAAAGATCTGTTCAAGGTGAGGTTATCAGTTCAACTTTTGACGAACCTGCTGACCGACACGTTCAGGTTGCTGATATGGTAATTGAGAAAGCTAAAAGAATGGTAGAGGCAAACGAACACGTGGTAATTCTTCTCGATAGTATTACACGTTTAGCAAGAGCTCACAACATTGTTGTTCCTCACAGCGGAAGAATATTATCAGGTGGTGTGGATTCAAACGCACTCCATAAACCAAAAAGATTTTTTGGTGCTGCAAGAAATACTGAGGATGGCGGAAGCTTGACTATTATTGCAACTGCTCTAATCGATACAGGAAGCAGAATGGATGATGTTATTTTCGAAGAATTTAAAGGAACTGGTAATATGGAACTTGTTCTCAATCGTGATTTGAGTGACAGAAGAATATTTCCTGCAATTGATGTAAACCGTTCTGGAACAAGAAGGGAAGATTTATTAATGAAAGAAGATGATTTAGGTAAAATCTGGATTCTTAGAAAAATACTCAGTGATTTTAGTCCGGTTGAAGCAATGGAATTTTTACTTGATAAAATAAGAGGAACGAAGAACAATAAAGATTTCCTGAACAATATGAACAACTGA
- the pdxA gene encoding 4-hydroxythreonine-4-phosphate dehydrogenase PdxA gives MGRFVFTCGDINGIGPEILIKTINKLSSKKNTDKYTLIIPEKIFNLTSRIVEPTFEYKIIRGITSVNHTDDIISVLDFKSGKQKYGRPTIDSGKAAYSALKTSFDLLKKKLADAVITAPVSKTALRMAGIKYPGQTEMYADWCKVKNFVMTFLSGELRVGLYSIHIPVKDVSSSINKKLLTSKLDTVIKMLKFDLGIKKPRIALLGLNPHAGENGIIGDEEKKVIEPVINHKHFKGIIEGTFSSDAFFAGRRFKDYDLVFGLYHDQVLIPFKYINSGRGVNYSAGLPIIRTSPDHGTAYDIAGHGIADESSMIEAYNYAKFILRNRKKINNG, from the coding sequence ATGGGAAGATTTGTTTTTACATGCGGTGATATTAACGGTATCGGACCAGAGATATTAATCAAGACCATCAACAAACTCTCTTCAAAAAAGAATACTGATAAGTACACACTAATAATTCCTGAAAAAATATTTAATCTCACATCCAGAATAGTTGAACCAACATTTGAATATAAAATAATCAGGGGAATAACTTCCGTCAATCATACTGATGATATAATAAGTGTTCTTGATTTTAAATCCGGAAAACAAAAATATGGCAGACCAACAATTGATTCAGGGAAAGCAGCATATTCAGCATTAAAAACTTCTTTCGATTTACTAAAAAAGAAATTAGCTGATGCGGTTATAACTGCTCCTGTTTCAAAAACTGCTCTGAGAATGGCTGGTATTAAATATCCCGGTCAAACTGAAATGTATGCAGATTGGTGTAAGGTTAAAAATTTTGTTATGACATTTTTATCCGGAGAGCTTAGAGTAGGACTTTATTCAATCCACATTCCTGTTAAAGATGTGTCAAGCTCGATTAACAAGAAGTTACTTACCTCAAAATTAGATACAGTTATTAAAATGCTAAAGTTTGATCTTGGAATTAAAAAACCGAGAATTGCATTACTTGGATTGAATCCTCATGCCGGTGAAAACGGAATTATTGGTGATGAGGAAAAAAAAGTCATTGAGCCTGTAATCAATCACAAACATTTTAAGGGAATTATTGAAGGAACATTTTCTTCAGACGCTTTCTTTGCAGGCAGAAGATTTAAAGATTATGATTTAGTCTTTGGTCTCTATCACGATCAGGTTTTAATTCCATTTAAATATATAAATTCAGGCAGAGGAGTAAACTATTCCGCAGGACTTCCGATTATCAGAACATCGCCTGACCATGGGACGGCTTATGATATTGCAGGACACGGAATTGCAGATGAATCAAGTATGATTGAAGCATATAATTATGCTAAGTTCATTTTGCGGAATAGAAAGAAGATCAATAACGGATGA